The following are encoded together in the Sphaerodactylus townsendi isolate TG3544 linkage group LG14, MPM_Stown_v2.3, whole genome shotgun sequence genome:
- the KLHDC4 gene encoding kelch domain-containing protein 4 codes for MLKRCKCSKPPAPHLPQDSTHPFLHILRRGRLILFGGEYFNGQKTFLYNELFIYNIRKNSWAKIDIPNPPPPRCAHQAVVVAQGGGQLWVFGGEFASPDGEQFYHYKDLWVLHLASKTWEQIKAPGGPSSRSGHRMVVCKRYLIVFGGFHESTRDYIYYNDTYSFNLDTFAWAKLTPSGLAPSPRSGCQLSTTPEGGILVYGGYSKQRVKKDVDKGSLHTDMFLLKAEGSDKWTWVRLNPSGVKPTSRSGFSVAICPNNQTLLFGGVHDEEEEESLEGDFFNDIYFYDLAKNRWFPGNLKGPKTEKKKRRRGQGVEPSASALPEGSGEIPPIPVEIVKEVVAEDGTVMTIKETISAPGMEQQSSESESEEDGTGDEASGQQVGPCPRSNAMLAVKHGVLYIYGGMFEVGDRQFTLNDLYSLDIHKMEEWKVLVEMDPKTQEWLEESESDEGEEVEGAEGGEEEEDEDEEEESDEEDEAREEEEHPAIQHDEKYTDYLSRTEQYWVKLARQHLGAEAKEKKAVKVGHAMAKTFYEGSA; via the exons ATGCTAAAAAGGTGCAAGTGCTCGAAAccacctgccccccacctcccccaag ACTCAACGCATCCCTTTCTACACATCCTGAGAAGAGGCAGACTAATTCTGTTTGGAGGTGAATATTTCAATGGCCAAAAA ACTTTCCTTTACAACGAGCTCTTTATTTACAACATTCGGAAGAACAGCTGGGCTAAAATCGACATCCCAAACCCGCCTCCCCCGCGCTGCGCTCATCAG GCTGTGGTGGTCGCGCAGGGCGGTGGGCAACTTTGGGTGTTTGGCGGAGAGTTTGCTTCACCAGATGGGGAGCAGTTTTACCACTACAAGGACCTCTGGGTCCTGCATTTGGCCAGCAAGACGTGGGAGCAGATCAA GGCTCCTGGAGGTCCTTCCAGCCGCAGCGGGCATCGCATGGTGGTGTGCAAGAGATACCTGATCGTGTTCGGAGGATTCCATGAAAGCACCAG AGATTACATCTACTACAACGACACTTATTCCTTTAACCTGGACACTTTTGCCTGGGCCAAGCTGACTCCTTCAGGGTTGGCTCCATCGCCACGGTCCGGCTGCCAGCTGTCCACCACTCCGGAAGGCGGCATCCTCGTCTACGGAGGCTACTCCAAGCAG cGAGTTAAAAAAGACGTGGACAAGGGCAGTCTCCACACGGACATGTTCCTGTTGAAGGCCGAAGGCTCAG ACAAATGGACGTGGGTTCGTCTGAATCCTTCGGGTGTAAAACCTACATCTCGGTCTGGCTTCTCCGTGGCTATCTGCCCAAACAACCAGACCCTTCTCTTTGGTGGGGTCCatgacgaagaagaggaggaaagccTCGAGGGCGATTTCTTCAACGATATTTATTTCTATGACCTGGCGAAGAACCGGTGGTTCCCTGGAAACCTAAAG gggccaaaaactgaaaagaagaagagaaggcgGGGCCAAGGGGTGGAGCCTTCTGCCTCAGCTCTGCCCGAGGGCTCTGGGGAGATCCCTCCGATCCCCGTGGAGATCGTAAAGGAGGTGGTGGCCGAAGATGGAACCGTCATGACCATTAAGGAGACAATCTCAGCACCCGGCATGGAGCAGCAGAGCTCAGAGTCCGAGAGCGAAGAAGATGGCACGGGAGACGAGGCCTCCGGCCAGCAGGTGGGGCCGTGCCCACGTTCAAATGCCATGCTGGCAGTCAAGCACGGAGTGCTCTACATCTACGGGGGGATGTTTGAGGTGGGAGACCGCCAGTTCACGCTCAATGACCTCTACTCCCTTGACATCCACAAGATGGAAGAATGGAAGGTCCTAGTGGAGATGGACCCCA AAACGCAAGAGTGGCTTGAAGAATCTGAGTCAGATGAAGGAGAAGAGGTGGAGGGGGCCGAAGGAGgcgaggaggaagaagatgaagacgaggaggaggagagtgaCGAGGAAGATGAAG CTAGAGAAGAGGAAGAGCACCCAGCCATCCAGCACGATGAAAAGTACACAGACTATCTCTCCAGGACGGAGCAGTACTGGGTGAAACTGGCCCGCCAGCACCTGGGCGCTGAAGCCAAGGAGAAGAAGGCGGTAAAAGTGGGCCATGCCATGGCAAAGACCTTCTATGAAGGGTCGGCCTAG